The sequence TCCCCACTCATTTATTTATTACATTCTATTATATCATGTAAGCTCGCAACATTTTTTTAACGCGGTTACTTTTAAAATATTTTACAATAAAGGCAGTTAAGAGATATAAAAGATATTAGAAATGAGGAGTGAGAAAATGTTTGTACATTATAATGAAACTCAAAATTACGTTCCAATTAAGGTCTGGTTGCCAGAAAAAGAACTTGAGGATAATGTTCTTGCACAGACGAAAGAGTTAGCTCAATTGCCGTTTGTCTTTAAATGGGTAGCATTGATGCCAGACTGTCACTACGGGTATGGTATGCCAATCGGTGGTGTTATGGCAGCAAAAAATGGAATAGTCCCTAATGCTGTTGGTATGGATATCGGTTGTGGCATGTGTTATATTCAAACTGATATGTTATATGATGATTTGGCAAAAGTTCAACACGATCGTCAACCGCTTTTGAAATTAATTGTGAATCAAGTCATGCGAGATGTACCCGTTGGTTACAATCTACATAGAGATAAGCAAACATCGGATGTTGTCGATAAAGCTTTAATTGAAATGGCAAATGACCAAAGTTTACCTGGTGGAATAGAACTTCTAGAAAATGCTTATTACCAAATTGGAACGTTAGGTGGAGGTAATCACTTTATCGAATTTCAACAAGATACTGAGGGTTATATTGGTATCATGCTTCACTCTGGAAGTCGCAATTTAGGAGCGAAAATTTGTGAGTATTTTAATGGGGTTGCAAAGGAACTCAATGTTAGCTGGTACAGCAATGTTCCGGAAAATAATCAATTACCTTTTTTACCAACCTCAACGGCAGAAGGTCAAGCGTATCTTAAATGGATGAATATTGCTTTAGATTATGCCTATGAAAATCGTGAGAAAATGCTTGAGCAAACAATGGCAATTTTCACTCGTTTGGTATCTAAACATATGAATAGGGATGTTAATTATAGTATGCGTATTAATTGTCATCATAATTATGCCGCTTTGGAAAATCATTATGGTGAAAATGTTTGGGTGCATCGAAAAGGTGCAACTCGTGCACGTGAAGGTGATTTAGGAATTATTCCGGGAGCAATGGGATCATCAAGCTATCTTGTTAAGGGCTTAGGAAATGCCGAGAGTTTTAATTCATCATCACATGGCGCTGGACGCGTGTATTCTCGTACAAAAGCGAAAGCAGAAATTTCAGTGGAACAAGTTATTGTTGATTTGAAAGAACAAGATGTTATTCTTGGAAAAGTAAAAAAAGCGGATGTAGCAGAAGAAAGTCGCTTCGCTTATAAAGAGATTGATGAAGTAATGGCTAATCAACAAGATTTAGTCGTTCCGATAAAAAAATTGAAAACGATTGGTGTAATCAAAGGGTAGAGAAGAGGAGACGTTATGGTAAAAGCTATCATTAATCTAGAGAATCATCATTATGATAATTTTGAAAAAAGTATAAAAGATGACTTCGCGGAGATTATTAAAAATAAAAAGCAGTTATTTAAGGTTAGGATATCAACAGATTTATGGGAAGCTTATATCGATGCTCTGGATCCCAATGAAAGGCAACAATACAAGTGCAGTTGCTGTCGAAGCTTTATTAGAAAATACGGCGACTTAGTAATTATAGACACTGATGGTCGTTTGAAATCTGCTATTTGGCATCCCGCTAGCGCACCTAGCTATTTCAAAGAAGCAGTCGGAAATTTGAAATTGTTAGTTGAAGAAAGTCGAGTTACATCTGTTTTTCATTCCGATCAACGTCATTTAGGTAAAGTTATGTCTGGTGAAAGACATCATTTGGCTGTAGCTTTACCTGAAAGTTATATCAATCAGTCCGTTTGGAAAAAAGCTAATCAGTTAATGATTGAAAGTCAAAAAGACTTTGAACAACTTTCAGCTGCTTTAAACACATATAGGACAGAAAGTGTTGCAACAATAAAAGCGCTTATCTTATCTGATGTACTTTATCGAGGGGGACGTTTTAGTGATATGATCTCTTGGTTTAATCAAGTGATACTACATGTTGAAAATGAAACTGATCTCGAAGTCATTCGACATCTAACATGGTTATACGTTGCCGAAGCTAAATCAGGCTATTGTGATATAAAAAAATCTGTGGTTGGAGCATTGATAGCGGACTATGAATTTGGGATACCAATTGAGACGATAATACAGCGTTATAACGAAAAGTTAGATCCTGCTAACTATATGCGCATAAGAAAAAAACCTTCAGAAGAAGAAGTTATTAAAGCTGAAGAATTAGTTGGGAAACTGGGTATCACGGATTCGTTAAAACGTCGTTATGCAAAGTTAGAAGATATTCCAACCTTTATGTGGCGTTCTAGATATAGTGATAATGGAAATGTATTTAGTAAAATAATTACTCAAAGTAGACCGTTTGAGATTCCTCGATTACGTGTACCAATAAAAACAATGACTTGGAAAAAATTCAAGGAAACGGTGCTGCCGAAAGCAACGAATATCGAAGCAAAAGTTGAGAACACAAGTCGTCTGATGGGATTAGTAACCGAAAGTATTTCAAATTCAAAACCACTTTTTCAATGGAATAATGCTTTTTCATGGTATTATCATGGTGGTGTCGACGGGAAAATAAAAAAAGGTAGCCAGTCGGTGAAAATCAGCGATGATAGTAGTGAAAAAGATCGTGAAATTGAACGTCGCATTCAAGTAGCTGGTGGTAAATATGATGATAATGATATTCGTTGTTCATTGAGATGGGAAAATTATACTGATTTAGATTTACAGTGTCTCACTCCAAAAGGCAAGCAGATAGACTTTAGTCGCAATAAAGTGGGGAAAGGAAAAATGGACGTTGACATGAACCTTATGGGTGAGAGTGAAATGCCTGTTGCAAACATTCGTTGGCCCAAAAATACTGCAGCAAATGGTTCGTACTGTTTTACTGTTGTTAACTATGATGATCGAAGTAACGGAAGTGGTACTTTTTATAAGGTTGAGTTAGAAGTTGAAGGATATATTTACCATTATCACGGTTATTTTCCGTTTGATGATATGCATGAACATGTTTTTGAGTTCAACTATGAAAAAGGACGTCCAATTAATCTTATAGGGGTATATCATAACTTGGGTTATAGTGATTGGAACCTTGAAATAGGTAATTTTAAGACGGTGAACGCTATCGTTAAATCGCCAAATTTATGGGATGGTAAAGATGCTGAAGAGAGTGGTAATCATACATTTTTCTTGCTAGAAGGATGCCACGATAAAAGCAAGGGCAAAAGCAGGGGATTCTTTAATGAAATGTTAAGATCTGATTTTAAAGAGATAAACAAAATTCTTGAAGCTTATACCGCTTCAACGCCTATACAAGGAGCAGAGGATGCAACTGCCTGTGGGCTTGGTTTCAGTAAGGAATCAACTTGGAATTTAACGCTAAAAGTTACTGCTGATGGATTGGAACGATTGATTTTAATTGATCGTTTTGATTGATTTTATAAATAAATAGGTTATTTTATCCACTTGAGCAGCCTATTTTGGCTGCTCTTTATTATATTACGGCATTAAGCGAGTGTATAAAAAAGTTATTATTGTATGTTATACCTATAGTAGTAACTTGTTAGCAATTTATCCATAAATTGAAAAATACCGTTATAGAAACCTAGTTATTTCTGTCATATGATAATTGTGAATGATATACTAGAAAAAAGTTTTTTAAATAGAGGTGGTGTCATAATGGGCTGTTTAGGAAATATACTTTGGTTTATTTTTGGTGGTTTGGTACAAGGTCTCGCGTGGTTTTTAACAGGTTGTTTATGGTATATTTCAATAGTCGGGATTCCAATTGGTTTACAATGTTTTAAAATATCTAAATTATCATTCTTCCCGTTTGGTAAGGAAGTTGTTTATGGTGGCGGGGTTGGTTCCTTTTTATTGAATTTAATTTGGCTACTCATCAGCGGTATTTGGTTGGCTATTAGTTCAGCACTATTAGGTGTTGTGTTTTGTGTGACAGTAGTTGGGATTCCTTTTGGTTTACAGTGTTTTAAACTAGCAAAACTATCGTTGCTGCCATTTGGTACAACAATTGTAACTTATCGCTAAATCACACAAACTAAAGGGGGGAGAGAATGACAAATGTCGCTAAGTTTGGAAAATATTACGTTTGAGCTAAATACTAAAACGAGAGATACTGCTTTTTTTATTCATGATGGGACTAACGGTTTGGAGTATATGATGGATTGTACTTTTAGAGAAGGCGCCTATGATGGTTGCGAGATAACACCTTATTTATGTATCAATTCGATAGAAACAACTGCTGTTACTAAAGAAGAACTAGTTGGGATATCTTTCAGTATTCACAGCATTGAAGAAGCAGATGAGCGTGAGGATAGTTTTTATGTTTTTGAACATGAACCATTGGAGCAATATCACTTGCAAATACTTGAAATCAAAAATGAAAAAGCACGTATTCATTGCAGAGGAACAGCGATTGTTGATGGGTATGCTAATCCTTATGTCACGAAAAATTTTGAGATTGATTGCTGGTTGCCGATCATTACAAACGTTTCTGATTGGCATAAATTTAATCTTTAGGAATTTGAAAAGAATCGAGTAATCGGTTCTTTTTTTGTGATTTAAGGTTTATGTAGTCCTTACGTAAGAAACAGTTAATGTTTATTTGTTAAGCTTTCTACATGTTCTAAATAACTCAATGAAGTTTTTATAAGCGATTTATTCCAGTAATGGATAAAATAACTTTTGAATACTAAATTGAAGATGAAAGAGGAGAAGAGAAAATGAAAACATTTAAAATTTTATTTATTACTGCATTAGCCACAATTGTGTTAGCGGCATGTAATAACACCACAGAGGAAAAAGATAATGGGAAAATGGACAGTGGCTCAAAAAGTGGCATGATGAAAGAGAAGTCAGATAAAGAGATGACAGCAACTTTTATGGGTGACTTCAAAGGAGAGAGTGGACATACTGTCAGTGGTAAAACGAAGATAAAAGACGGTAAATTGATGTTAACAGATTTTAAAACAGATGAAGGTCCAGACCTCCATGTTTATTTAAGTAAAGGAACAGATGTGAAAGATGCAAAAGAAATTTCAAAAATTGATCTAAAAGAATCAGAGCAAACGTTTGATTTGGCAGGTATTGATGTTGAAAAGTATGATACTGTGTTAATATATTGTGATAAAGCTCATGAGTTGTTCGGTAGCGCAATGTACAGTGATAAAACAGCTGATATGATGGGAAATTTTAAAGGGTTAAACGATAAAAAAGTTACTGGAATGGTAACGCTTAACGATAATAAACTGATGCTTTCTGATTTTTCAACTGATAAAGGCCCTGATCTTCATGTTTATTTAGTGAAAAATGACAAAATTGAAAGTGGTGTATCGTTAGGTAAAGTGGACTTAAAAAACAAAGAACAATCTTTTTCAATCCCAAAGGATATTAATCTGAAAGATTATAAAAAAGTAGTGATTTATTGTGATGAAGCACATGTCATGTTTGGAGAAGCGGTGTTGTAAATGTTAGTCGAGAAAATTTCGGCGTATGTTTTAACGCTATTACGACTACTGCTCGGATTCTCATGGTTACAAGAAGTTATCTTTAAAGTACAGGCACATTTTAATATACAAGGATTAGTCAATACAATCGATGGAGGAACTGCTTCTCCAGGGTGGTATCAACACTTTTTTAGTACAGTTGTTTCATCCTCAGTCCCGTTGTTTAATTTTTTAATCCCCGCAGGAGAAATAGCAATTGGATTAGGCTTAATCTTTGGTATATTGACACGCAGTGCAATTTTAGCTGCTTGTTTTATGGCAATCAACTATTGGTTGGCAAACATGATATATATTTATCCAATACAATTAATGGGTAGTATAATATTGTTAGCATGTTATAATCAAGCTACAAAATACCGCTTATTATCTTTATGGCGTTACTTCAAAAAAAGAAAATTAGCATCTTAATAATCATATAAACAAGTGAAGCATAAGTTAAATAGACTTATGTTTCATTTGTCATTTTGTTGGTAAAGGAGGGGTAATATGAAAAGAACTATTTTACTTGTAGATGATGAAAGAACAATTATTGATATTTCAAAAAAATATTTAGAAAAAGAAGGTTATCGTGTATTTCAAGCAACGAGTGCAAAAGAGGCGATGAGCATTTATGATAATCAAACAATCGATTTGATTATTACGGATATCATGATGCCGGAAATTGATGGTTATGAGTTTATAATGGACACACTCGAAAAGAATGAGCAGATACCATTTATTTTTATCACAGCAAAAAATGCCAATCAAGATCGTTTATATTCCTTAACATTAGGGGCAGACGATTATATTACAAAACCGTTCAATCCACTAGAACTTGTACTAAGAGTTAAAAATATCTTACGTAGAGTGTATCGTGAAACAGATAAGACAATTGAAATTGCTCAGTTATCAATGGATTTTGATCGTCGTTTTGTTAAAATTGGAGAACAATCCCTCGATTTAACAACGAAAGAATTTATGCTATTATGGGTGCTATCAAACGACTCTGATAAGGTGTTCTCAAAATCGGAAATTCTGAGCTTGGTTTGGGATAGTTATAGTAGGGATGATCGTAACACTGTGAATGTTCATATCCACCGACTGAGAGAAAAATTAGCCCCTTATTCTGATATTGTGGGTGCACCATTAATTAAGACAATCTGGGGCACAGGGTATAAATTAGAGGTAACGTCATGAAATTAAGAAGAATAATATTTTTTAGTTATATTGGTGTTTTTTTATTGGTCTTACTTGTTACAAAATACTTTTTGAAATACATGTTATTTGAGCAAAAAACAGCAAATATCGTTATGATTGTTGCTCTCGTTATTACGGTTTTATTGTTGTGCTTAAATTATTTAATTATGAAACCAATATTAAAAATTATTATAGCATTACAAATAACAAGTCAAAAAAATGCTAATGGCGATTTTACTATTTTAAAAGAAAAAGCATTTGCTTCAGAAATTGCGCTACTCTTGAATGATTACAATGTGATGGTGAAACAATTGGAGCAACAGGTTGTACAAATAAAAGCAGGTGAAAAAGAGAAGAATGAGATAATTGCTAACCTATCTCATGATATTAAAACGCCAGTAGCTTCACTAACGGCCGTAGGTCAGGCTTTATCCGATGACATTTTAGATGATGACGAAAAGAAATACTATTTACAAGCTGTATTAGATAATTGTCACCGAATTGCTGATTTATCAGATGAGCTTGCTCAATTCGTGGAACAAGAGAGTGCTGTGATAGGGATGTGCAAAGACGAAATATGGTTGGATGAAGTTTTAATCAGTGTTTTAACAGCATTCAAAGGAAAAATTGATCGTTCCCAGCGAGAAATTCTTGTCGAAGGTACTGAATTTTCAGAGCCTATTTATTCCAATGAATCCGCGATATTCCGCATCCTTTACAACGTGATTGATAATAGTTTGAAGTACTCACAACCACAAACACCTATAAAAATCAGCGTGGAAAAGCAGCCTACTTATATTAGGATTTCGATTAAGGATTTTGGTCAAGGTATTGCTGAAGCTGAATTAGAAAAAATCTTCCAACGGACCTATCGCATAGAAAAATCACGCAACCAAACGACAGGGGGCAATGGCTTGGGGTTGTCGATTGCTAAAAAACTATTAGAAAATTTAGGTGGAAATATTTCAGTTTGCTCAAAAGAAGGCGAAGGAAGTACATTCTGCATTGAAGTACCGTACCGTGTTTAAAATGTAACGTAATCCATTCAAACAGTTTGATAAAACCAAATTTTCACCAAAAGAGATAAGGTTTAGTACGTGTTAAAAATACGACAATCGAGATTATACATAAAACAGACATAGTAATAAAGCTATTAACACTGCAAAATAGTGTACAATGAAAGTGGTTAAATAGATGATGAAGGGGAGTCACATACATGAAAATGGTTATTTTAGATGGATACGGTTTAAATCCGGGAGACATTAGTTGGGCACCTTTGGAGACTTTAGGAGAAATCAGTGTGTATGATCGTACGCCGGAAAATGATACAGCCTTAATTA comes from Brochothrix thermosphacta DSM 20171 = FSL F6-1036 and encodes:
- a CDS encoding RtcB family protein translates to MFVHYNETQNYVPIKVWLPEKELEDNVLAQTKELAQLPFVFKWVALMPDCHYGYGMPIGGVMAAKNGIVPNAVGMDIGCGMCYIQTDMLYDDLAKVQHDRQPLLKLIVNQVMRDVPVGYNLHRDKQTSDVVDKALIEMANDQSLPGGIELLENAYYQIGTLGGGNHFIEFQQDTEGYIGIMLHSGSRNLGAKICEYFNGVAKELNVSWYSNVPENNQLPFLPTSTAEGQAYLKWMNIALDYAYENREKMLEQTMAIFTRLVSKHMNRDVNYSMRINCHHNYAALENHYGENVWVHRKGATRAREGDLGIIPGAMGSSSYLVKGLGNAESFNSSSHGAGRVYSRTKAKAEISVEQVIVDLKEQDVILGKVKKADVAEESRFAYKEIDEVMANQQDLVVPIKKLKTIGVIKG
- a CDS encoding DoxX family membrane protein, coding for MLVEKISAYVLTLLRLLLGFSWLQEVIFKVQAHFNIQGLVNTIDGGTASPGWYQHFFSTVVSSSVPLFNFLIPAGEIAIGLGLIFGILTRSAILAACFMAINYWLANMIYIYPIQLMGSIILLACYNQATKYRLLSLWRYFKKRKLAS
- a CDS encoding YccF domain-containing protein; this encodes MGCLGNILWFIFGGLVQGLAWFLTGCLWYISIVGIPIGLQCFKISKLSFFPFGKEVVYGGGVGSFLLNLIWLLISGIWLAISSALLGVVFCVTVVGIPFGLQCFKLAKLSLLPFGTTIVTYR
- a CDS encoding DM13 domain-containing protein, coding for MKTFKILFITALATIVLAACNNTTEEKDNGKMDSGSKSGMMKEKSDKEMTATFMGDFKGESGHTVSGKTKIKDGKLMLTDFKTDEGPDLHVYLSKGTDVKDAKEISKIDLKESEQTFDLAGIDVEKYDTVLIYCDKAHELFGSAMYSDKTADMMGNFKGLNDKKVTGMVTLNDNKLMLSDFSTDKGPDLHVYLVKNDKIESGVSLGKVDLKNKEQSFSIPKDINLKDYKKVVIYCDEAHVMFGEAVL
- a CDS encoding sensor histidine kinase, producing the protein MKLRRIIFFSYIGVFLLVLLVTKYFLKYMLFEQKTANIVMIVALVITVLLLCLNYLIMKPILKIIIALQITSQKNANGDFTILKEKAFASEIALLLNDYNVMVKQLEQQVVQIKAGEKEKNEIIANLSHDIKTPVASLTAVGQALSDDILDDDEKKYYLQAVLDNCHRIADLSDELAQFVEQESAVIGMCKDEIWLDEVLISVLTAFKGKIDRSQREILVEGTEFSEPIYSNESAIFRILYNVIDNSLKYSQPQTPIKISVEKQPTYIRISIKDFGQGIAEAELEKIFQRTYRIEKSRNQTTGGNGLGLSIAKKLLENLGGNISVCSKEGEGSTFCIEVPYRV
- a CDS encoding response regulator transcription factor, whose amino-acid sequence is MKRTILLVDDERTIIDISKKYLEKEGYRVFQATSAKEAMSIYDNQTIDLIITDIMMPEIDGYEFIMDTLEKNEQIPFIFITAKNANQDRLYSLTLGADDYITKPFNPLELVLRVKNILRRVYRETDKTIEIAQLSMDFDRRFVKIGEQSLDLTTKEFMLLWVLSNDSDKVFSKSEILSLVWDSYSRDDRNTVNVHIHRLREKLAPYSDIVGAPLIKTIWGTGYKLEVTS